TGAattctttgacttttttttcttgatattaaaaaggagaagaaccactttaaattttttattatttttattatgcaaagaggagggtatttgcttctaaagttttttaacttgataagttggtttaatggtaaGATAAATTGCCTAAAATATAACTCTAGTggataaattgataatgagactatagtttatggaGGTAAAGTAATAATCattttaagggttaaacatgtctttttactttaattaacaaattccgttaagtttgaccgttagtcttgggggtaaagtgactaaaagataacattAAGGGAAAATTGATAGTGACACCAGACGTTGAGGggataaagtaataataacccttaaaaaaattataattaatcTTTCCTTCACTTAGCAGAAAAGGAGACCAAAGGGTAAGCTGCGTGTGAAGGAAGCCACTCCAAACTGAGATGCCTGCTGGGCCTATGAACACTATTCCTAAGACAGGAGATTGGACTTGGAAATGTGCTTAGTCTAGAAGCAtaataagtaatttcatttgaaCTTGAATTTTAATTCTACTAATGTGACAAGTATCTAAATCTATTAGTGTACATATTAttagtatataaaaaattaatcttaaaaaataaaattaattttttatatactgaTATATATAGCAGCATTGCATGCCACGTAATCtcaatataaatttaaaaatttatttttttaattgtgtGGTATGTATCCAATGGAGTTGGTGTATACAAGATTCAAAACAAATTGCTACTTGCTAGCTCAATGCAACTAAGAGCTAACTGCATCTAATTTGGAGGAGGGTTGGATTGAATTGGACAGTGGAAGAAATtgtaagtaaaatattttgagtTCAAATTCTCTCacttataaaaaggaaaaaaagtaaaagaaaaattgtGTCTAATCTTTAACGAGCTTTAGGAATAAAGAATGGTTATTAAGATTAAAAAGCTCAAATAAAAATGAAGGTGACGATCTTCTCATTTGAAATTTGTATagttaaaacaaaaattttaaaaattaaaattgccaTAGCTCCCGGCCAATTAGTACTACCAATAATTATCGAGGCCCATGATGCAATCAGGCGACCAGCCTAAGATAAAAaaaacctcaaaaaaaaaaacgcaaaaCGACATGTGTTTCTGGCTGAAAGGTGCAACAAAAGGTTTCTTGAAAAGCACCACCACTGAGCGGTGTGGACTCTGGATTGGAGGTGGAAAGCATCTTCATAGTGAAatctttttgtttatttgtaaaaaataattaaaaaaaacaaaaggaaaacagCATTATTGTGGGCAAAAAGATGAAAAGCATAATCTTCACAATAGCTTTAGTTTTGTCGGCAAGAAAGTGGAGGCTTGCTGCTTTGAAGAGTGTTAGCAATTATATTTTATACGGATACATATCCGTGTTtaaattttggacaaattacattttacctcCTATAGTTTAGTATTTTTACATAAtcccctatagtttcaaaagctatgcataaccccctcataatttagattaaagtgtcaaagtgataGAAATAGTTattcgtaacggaacttctaaaaatgtcgaaattacccttataaatacatgatacACTAACCCagtataatttttatgttttactatataacccctttatggtttaatactttaccatataactcccttatagttttcaaaatatacacataacccccttggttaataaataattttcaactttacataagagtatttttgacattttagatgactccattacgaatgatcatttccgtcactttAACATTGTAATTCAAATCATTATggggttatgtataacttttgaaactatagagGGTTATGTAAAAAACACTAAACCACAAAGCAGCAAAGTGaaatttgtccttaaattttTAGCgtataaaaatattataatattatattaaattttatttatatatattgcttTTATTTAGAACGTAATCATATATTAAATGATATAAAATATACAATAATCGGATGGAACCGTACTGGCCCCTCTCCCCTCTTTTTAAATGTTTAGCGAGTCTTGAAAGTCTGCTTTTCTTGTCTTTCTGCGTCTCTTCTTAAATCTTTAGGGTGACTTTGTTAGGAGCCCATCAAATAAGTCATTGTCGTTTTGTTCGTATGATTTAGCGTTTGCCACACACAAGGCACAGACCAAGAAACGTTGTCGTCCCACTAAGTGACAGTTAGTAGTAATTGTAGTCGGTTAAGGCATAAATTGCATAAATACCCCCTAATCATTGTAACAAAATTAGTTAGGATCTTGTCTGAATACACCATTCCCAATTCTTTCTATCTTTctgttatttctttttctctctctccctctcgtcctatcttttttcttccctttctgTTAACTTTCTGGCCACCATTGAAGCACCATTGAGGCAGTGCAAGCTCAGGGtctgacagttggtatcagagcagtcGATCCTTGGCTGCTGAGGGGAAGGATTGCCATGGTGGAGAGCACCAGATACCGATCCTTGGAAGACCAACTGAAGAAGCAGGAGAGTAGACTCCAGGAATTGGGCGAGTCCATGGCTGCGCTATACTCCTCCGGGCAGAATGAGTCACGGTAGAGACTCCAGGAGGAGATGGAGAAGAGTAACTCGCGATTGGAGGCAGTGGTAGGAAACCTGGACAAGAAGTTTTGCAAGTTGGAGCAAAAGTTCAACGCGCTAATGAAAGTGATGTTGAAGGACAAAGGAATCCAAGAGAACGAAGGAGGAACATCTGAACCTCTTCTGCCCACACCACCCTCGCATTTCCGACTGCCGACTCAAGCTGAAACAATAGGCAACCAGCAAGAGTCCAGAGGTAGGATATTCACTCCAAATTTCCCTAGACTAGAACTGCCAATGTTCTCGGTTGGGAATCCTAGGGAATGGCTTAGGAAATGTCATAAGCATTTTTTGAACTACCAGATACCTGCTTGCCGGAAAGTAGATTTAGTGGAAATGTTCTTAGAAGGCAAAGTTGACAACTGGTTCCAAGGGGTGAAACTAGCTAAGTTTGGACTGAATTGGGAGGAATTTAGCAAAATGTTATGTGAGAGGTTCTCGGGAAAAGGATCACTCGACATAATAGAGGAATTTAATAAACTGCAGCAAGTGGGGACAGTGGAGGAAAATgaggaaaaatttgaagaactaaAAACCTTGATGCTGACTAAGAACCCCAAACTAGATGAATCCTATTTCATTTCCAGCTTTACTAGTGGGTTGAAAGAAGAGATCAAACCCATGGTGAAGATGTTCAAACCCCAGACATTGTCCAAAGCCTTTGAAGTGGCGGACTTGCAAGAGTATGCATTGGAGGTGCAATGTAAACAGACTAAAATTTCCAGCAAGATTGCACTAGAGCCTAAGTTTGGGATGTACAAGGGCCAAACTGGTGGACAGAACTTACCTAGTCCTTATAAGCTACCTGCAATCATTGCCAATGCCAGGAAGACTGAATCTGTACACAAAGAGGTTGGGAGACTTTCAGCAGAAGAACTACAGTACAGACGTAAAAATAGCCTGTGCTACAGGTGTGGGGAGAAGTTTGGAATGGGGCATCAATGTAGGACAAAAGGTCTGAACTGCCTAAGTGTTGAGGAAGAGGAGGAGACTGATTTTGAGGATGCAGTAGGGGAACAGGATGAGTTCACTGGTAGAGTTGGGGAGTTGGCTGAGGTATCATTAAATGCCTTATTTGGTGCCATTCAGAGGAAGTCAATTATGCTGATTGGCAGTGTAGGAGGCCTACCAGTCAAAATCCTAGTGGATACTGGGAGTTCTGACAGCTTCATCAACCACAGGCTGGTTACCTTGCTGCATCTACCTCATCAAGCAGTAAGTCCTTTCACTGTGACCCTAGCATATGGTACAGACATAACCAGTGGGGCTGCTTGTCCTAAGGTGGCTTGGAGGATACAAGACTACCAGTTTCAGTTCGACATGAAAATAATGGAGCTAGGTAGTTGGGATATCATCCTGGAGGTGGATTGGATGTGCTAGTTCAGTCCAATCACCTTTGACTTCCACACCCTCAATATTGCACTCAGCAACAAAGGGGAGTTACTTCACCTCCAAGGGTTCATCAATCAACCTACAATGGAGTTGGTGAGAGGAAGGGATCTCAGATCCTTTATCCAGGAGAAAAAGAGGAGCTGTGCACACCTGTAGGCAAACTCTACCAAAGATCTTAAGAAGAACATTCCAGAATTGGTAGAACAAGTCCTGCAATAGTTTCTTCAGGTATTTGCTACTCCAACAGGACTACTTCCAGAAAGAGAACTAGATCACCAAATCATTCTCAAACCAGGAGCAGAGCCATTTAAACTTAAACCGTACAGGTACCCTCACTCCCATAAAGCAGAAATTGAAAAGCAGGAAGCAGAAATTGAAAAGCAGGTTGCAGAAATGCTTACAAATGGGATTGTTAAACACAGTACCAGTCCTTTTGCTTCTCCTGTCTTGCTGGTTAAAAAGAAGGATAATACTTGGAGACTATGTATAGATTACAGAAAACTGAATGAAGTGACTATCAAGGATAGATTTCCTATTCCTAACATTGATGAACTCCTAGATGAGTTGCATGGCACCAAATATATGTCTAAGTTAGACCTCAGAGCTGGATACCATCAGTTGAGGGTCAAGGTAGCTG
The genomic region above belongs to Coffea arabica cultivar ET-39 chromosome 7c, Coffea Arabica ET-39 HiFi, whole genome shotgun sequence and contains:
- the LOC140010559 gene encoding uncharacterized protein, which gives rise to MEKSNSRLEAVVGNLDKKFCKLEQKFNALMKVMLKDKGIQENEGGTSEPLLPTPPSHFRLPTQAETIGNQQESRGRIFTPNFPRLELPMFSVGNPREWLRKCHKHFLNYQIPACRKVDLVEMFLEGKVDNWFQGVKLAKFGLNWEEFSKMLCERFSGKGSLDIIEEFNKLQQVGTVEENEEKFEELKTLMLTKNPKLDESYFISSFTSGLKEEIKPMVKMFKPQTLSKAFEVADLQEYALEVQCKQTKISSKIALEPKFGMYKGQTGGQNLPSPYKLPAIIANARKTESVHKEVGRLSAEELQYRRKNSLCYRCGEKFGMGHQCRTKGLNCLSVEEEEETDFEDAVGEQDEFTGRVGELAEVSLNALFGAIQRKSIMLIGSVGGLPVKILVDTGSSDSFINHRLVTLLHLPHQAVSPFTVTLAYGTDITSGAACPKVAWRIQDYQFQFDMKIMELGLLPERELDHQIILKPGAEPFKLKPYRYPHSHKAEIEKQEAEIEKQVAEMLTNGIVKHSTSPFASPVLLVKKKDNTWRLCIDYRKLNEVTIKDRFPIPNIDELLDELHGTKYMSKLDLRAGYHQLRVKVLAENQLYCKKSKCSFAQTSMEYLGHVISDVGVSMDPDKMECILSWPTPNSVKELRKESFGWNHHAQMAFEDLKRAMTTAPVLSMPDFEIPFVIETDACGVGIGAVLMQQGHPIAFLSKALSSQNLELSVYEKELFALVLAVTKWKHYLVGHHFVIKIDHQALKHLLEQKLTHPLQHKWLTKLSELDYEIQYKKGADNGVADALSKRRFEGPYKDLAANHNVCAISTVQPTWMQELVDSYEEDTEVQQKIT